A segment of the Spirochaetaceae bacterium genome:
AAAATTAGGCCGGTTGTCATTATAAAACCGCATAAAAGGCACCGCTTAGCATTAGTGGTACCCTTTACAACACAAAAACCCACTAAAGAATTAAGTTTTACTGTAGAAATTCCGCTAGGCTTTATGCCCGGCAATTTAAAACATAAAAAATGCTGGGCTTTATGTGATATGTTACAAATTGTTAATTTAGCAAGATTACAACGATTATACCGTCAAAATATACAAAATATTTGCCTAGATGGCCATTACTACAGTAAAATAATTGAAAAAATACAAAAAATTATCAAATAACTACCACAAAACACACACAAGCCGTTAGAGTTCTACACAAAAAAGACAAATTATTTTCGTGCGTTTACTATACAACCCTGCGGCTTGTATTGCGGTTAATTTTTTACTGCGGCATAGCCACGCAAGCCTCTAAGGCCACTTTCATCATCTCGGTAAAAGTTAGCTGACGTTCTTCGGGGCTGGTAGCC
Coding sequences within it:
- a CDS encoding type II toxin-antitoxin system PemK/MazF family toxin; amino-acid sequence: MCNFESCYNKKDGTISNHEFTANIKPEIGKIRPVVIIKPHKRHRLALVVPFTTQKPTKELSFTVEIPLGFMPGNLKHKKCWALCDMLQIVNLARLQRLYRQNIQNICLDGHYYSKIIEKIQKIIK